Below is a genomic region from Verrucomicrobiales bacterium.
GGGCTGATGGCCCCAACTCAGAAACCCCTCCCGGGCACTGGAACTCCTTGGCCAATCAAGTGAGTGATCATCCTTCGTTCGTGAAGCGCATCGGTGGCACCGGTCCGGTGCTGGGAGACTTGGAGTGGGACGTGAAACTCTACTTTGCGTTAAACTCGGCTCTGCATGACGCGGCCTGCGCTGCTTGGACCCTCAAGCGACACTATGATGGCTACCGCCCCATTGCAGCCATTCGCTACATGGCCGAGCGCGGGCAGTCGAGCATTCCTGGGGTGTTCTCCTATCATCGGGACGGGCTACCGCTCGTCAGCAATTTGATCGAGTTAGTGACCAGCGACACGGCGAAGCCGGATGGTCGCCACGCGGGTTTGTCCCCCGGGATGGTTGCCATTCGAGTCTGGCCTGGTCAACCGGCTGATCCGGTCAATCAATACAGCGGCGTGAAATGGATTGCGGCGGTCGATTGGATGCCATTCCAGAAGAAGACCTTTGTGACGCCCGCTTTTCCCGGTTACGTCTCAGGGCACAGCACTTTCAGTCGTTCGGCGGCCGAGGTTCTCTCGGCCTTCACTGGAAGTCCCTTCTTTCCGGGCGGGATGGGAACCTACACGGTTGCGGCGGATGTTGCGCTGACCTTCGAGCGCGGACCGAGCCAACCCATCCAGCTCCAGTGGGGCACTTATTTCGATGCGGCGGATCAAGCGGGCCTGTCGCGTCTCTGGGGCGGGATTCACGTTTCGGTAGATGACCTGACGGGCAGGAAAATTGGTGCGATCTGTGGACGGCAGGCCTGGGATCTGGCGCGGCGCTATTTTGACGGGTCGATTCTTTCCGAAGTGCCGATCGTCTCGATGCGGCCGCTGGACGTTTTCGAGTGCGAGATTTCCTTTCCGACGGTGCGTGGTTTTACCTATCGCCTCCAGTCCACCACCGGATTGCACCTCCCGTTCGCCGACGAGCCGGGGACTTCCGTCCTGGCGACGGATTCTCAACGACTGCATCTTGACACCATCGACGGGCAGAAGAAGTTTTTCCGCGTGGTGCGGGACTTGAACCCCTAGGAGGCCGTTGGACTTAGGATATCGTTCGGCAGTGGCTCAGGTGGGGCGAAGGAACCCAATCACGCGGGGTGGGAGGCGAAAGCAGCGGCGTGTCGTGATCCCTACTCAGGGGGAGCTCAGGGTTGGTTGGCCATCACGAAGTGGAGCATCAGCAAGGTCAGGCCAAAGTAGGTGAACATCTGGAAGGTGCCATTGTAGTCGGCGGTGAGCCACTGGCCTAGGGCGAGCTGAAGGAATACAAACAGGCTCCAGACCAGGGTTGCCAGCAGCCAGATGGGGGTGGATCGACGGATGAACTCACCTCGGCCGAGGGCGATGGCAGCGAGGAGGAAGGCAGCGAGTTCACTTGCGGTTAGCAGCCAGAAGGTGGCCGTAAGACCGGGAAAGCTCGCCAGGAAGGTAGGCCCGAATTTTCCATCGAACCACGAGGGAACCCCGGACCTGAGCTTATCTATCCCGGCGAATCCCCAGACCATAAGGATCAGGAGGTTGATGGCCAGCAGGGCTCCGTTGCGAATCAGGGGGGTGATGGTTGCATTCATAATTTGGAACTCCGTCTCAAAAATTCGCGCGTCCTCTCCAATCGAGGAGCGTTGAAGAGTTGCTCGGGAGGTCCCTCCTCCCCGATCATTCCCTGGTCGAAGAAGATCACCCGATCGGCCATCTCGCGCGCGAAGCTCATTTCATGGGTCACGACGATCATGGTCATGCCCTCTTCCGCCAGATCCCGCATCACTTTCAAAACCTCCCCCCGCAACTCGGGATCCAGTGCGCTGGTCGGCTCGTCGAAGAGCATCGCCTGCGGACTCATGGCGAGCGCTCGCGCAATGGCGACCCGTTGCTGCTGTCCGCCGGAAAGCTGGCTCGGGTAGAACCCGGCGCGATCTTCCAAGCCTACCTTGCGTAGGAGTTCCCTGCCGCGCTCCTCAGCGCTTTCAGCCGTCTCTCCCTTCACGACGCGGGGCGCTTCCGTGATGTTCCGGAGCACGGTGAGATGCGGAAAAAGGTGAAAACTCTGGAACACCATGCCGGCCCGCAGGCGGAGCTGGCGTTGTTTTTCGCGATCCTCCGTCGTGAGCGTTTGGCCATGACGCTCGAACTGCAAGCCGTCGATCGTCACCGATCCCGAATCCATCGATTCCAATTGGTTGAGGCAGCGTAAAAAGGTGCTCTTGCCGCAGCCGCTGGGACCGATCAACACGATCGCCTCGCCGCGCGTTTGGCTCAGCGAAATGCCCTTCAAGACTCGCTGCGCGCCATAGGATTTGACCAGGTCCTTAACGACGATCATAGCTCAGCCTCCTTTCCAGACGCGCTGCGAGCAGCGATGCCGGGTAGCTCATTCCGAAGTAGATCGCGGCTGTGACCAGCCCGAGGCCGATGTAGTCGTAGGTTGCCGTCGCCAGCATCCCGTAAACCTTGGTGAGTTCGACCATCGTGATCACCGACACCAGCGAGGAGTCCTTGAAAAGCGCGATGAAATCGTTGGTCACCGGAGGAAGAATGAGGCGTAGCGCTTGAGGTAGGACTATCCAGCGCAGGGTTTGTGATCTTGTCATGCCCAAAGCCGCCGCAGCTTCGAACTGGCCTCGTGAGATGGCTTGGATTCCGGCCCGATAGTTTTCCGCTTCGTAGGCTGCGTAGTTGCAGCCCAAGCCGATGACCGCGGCGGAAAAAGCGCTCAGCCGCAACCCAATGGTCGGTAGGCCGTAGTAAATCAGGTACAGTTGGATCAGCAATGGAGTGCCTCGGAACACCTCGATATAGATCGCCGCCAACCAGCTGATGGGTTTCGGTCCGTACAAGCGGGCCAGGGAGAGAATCAATCCGAGCGCGACGGCCAGGCCCATCGAGAGCACGGAAATGAGAACCGTCACACCAGCTCCCTTAAGCAGCAGCGGCAGATACTTGTCCAGATTGCTCCAAGTGGATCCGGGGGCGGTGGCGGCTGGTGTCGTGGATTCCTGGTAGCTGTCGAGCTGCGCCTGTCGCTGGTCCCAAACTCCATAACGAGAATAGATGCGCTCGATGGTTCCGTCCTGACGAAGATCCCGCAGAGCCTGATTCACGGCTTGGATGAGATTCGTGTCATTCAGACGGGCCGCGATTCCGTAATAGCCGGGAGCGAACGCTTGGCCGCTGCGTTTGAGCTGGGGCTCCTTCTGGAGATAGTAGACGGCGATCGGCAGATCAAGCACCACTGCATCGATGCGGCGGTTGTTGAGATCGCGGAAGCCCTCAACATTTCCCGGGTACACCCGCAGATCAGCAGCGCCGAAATCGCGGAGAACTCGTTCTGCCGCCGAGGCTGATAGCACGCCCACCGCCTTACCGTTGAGGTCGGCGAGCTGCAAATCGTCCCGGTCCTCCTTGCGGACGACGATCTGCTGGGAGTAGGCGAAGTAGGGAATGCTG
It encodes:
- a CDS encoding vanadium-dependent haloperoxidase, which gives rise to MKSFRKLLGALSLSCCVSWAEGATHSIARIWDEEILAAIRIDLPHPPVHARNLFHLSVAMYDAWAAYDAQAVGYLYHGKHTATDIEVARREAISYAAYRILVERYGLSRSASQTLTRLDAKFVALGYQPENHSRDLSTPAGVGNSVAAAVSGYAFEDGALQNRAYADFPSFLGGYTAMNLPLITGSRGTLISSPNRWAPLAITNATSQNGLTADVIQKFLGAQWKGVRPFALSRTDSNQPWIDPGPPPQLRGAGDEQYRNEVVEIIRYSSELTPDDGVTMDISPGAFGNSSLGANDGTGHPVNPSTAAPYPPNVVKRGDFARILAEFWADGPNSETPPGHWNSLANQVSDHPSFVKRIGGTGPVLGDLEWDVKLYFALNSALHDAACAAWTLKRHYDGYRPIAAIRYMAERGQSSIPGVFSYHRDGLPLVSNLIELVTSDTAKPDGRHAGLSPGMVAIRVWPGQPADPVNQYSGVKWIAAVDWMPFQKKTFVTPAFPGYVSGHSTFSRSAAEVLSAFTGSPFFPGGMGTYTVAADVALTFERGPSQPIQLQWGTYFDAADQAGLSRLWGGIHVSVDDLTGRKIGAICGRQAWDLARRYFDGSILSEVPIVSMRPLDVFECEISFPTVRGFTYRLQSTTGLHLPFADEPGTSVLATDSQRLHLDTIDGQKKFFRVVRDLNP
- a CDS encoding amino acid ABC transporter ATP-binding protein, translating into MIVVKDLVKSYGAQRVLKGISLSQTRGEAIVLIGPSGCGKSTFLRCLNQLESMDSGSVTIDGLQFERHGQTLTTEDREKQRQLRLRAGMVFQSFHLFPHLTVLRNITEAPRVVKGETAESAEERGRELLRKVGLEDRAGFYPSQLSGGQQQRVAIARALAMSPQAMLFDEPTSALDPELRGEVLKVMRDLAEEGMTMIVVTHEMSFAREMADRVIFFDQGMIGEEGPPEQLFNAPRLERTREFLRRSSKL
- a CDS encoding ABC transporter permease subunit (The N-terminal region of this protein, as described by TIGR01726, is a three transmembrane segment that identifies a subfamily of ABC transporter permease subunits, which specificities that include histidine, arginine, glutamine, glutamate, L-cystine (sic), the opines (in Agrobacterium) octopine and nopaline, etc.), which encodes MTDLPHGVPPLGGSLRLDPLPAGMHGLHLQPGAAGASRWNGCHPLRGALLLLWLALGGLWTSSALGAADPTEDTLSQIRSRGILLWGGDGEGGAPFVYPDPEQPSRMIGFEVELAVALGAKLGVRAEMVQNMWDGLVPALQRRDFDVIINGLEIIDSRREQVLFSIPYFAYSQQIVVRKEDRDDLQLADLNGKAVGVLSASAAERVLRDFGAADLRVYPGNVEGFRDLNNRRIDAVVLDLPIAVYYLQKEPQLKRSGQAFAPGYYGIAARLNDTNLIQAVNQALRDLRQDGTIERIYSRYGVWDQRQAQLDSYQESTTPAATAPGSTWSNLDKYLPLLLKGAGVTVLISVLSMGLAVALGLILSLARLYGPKPISWLAAIYIEVFRGTPLLIQLYLIYYGLPTIGLRLSAFSAAVIGLGCNYAAYEAENYRAGIQAISRGQFEAAAALGMTRSQTLRWIVLPQALRLILPPVTNDFIALFKDSSLVSVITMVELTKVYGMLATATYDYIGLGLVTAAIYFGMSYPASLLAARLERRLSYDRR